The Streptomyces laurentii genome contains a region encoding:
- a CDS encoding methyltransferase (Methyltransferase [Streptomyces fulvissimus DSM40593];~S-adenosylmethionine binding site [chemical binding];~S-adenosylmethionine-dependent methyltransferases (SAM or AdoMet-MTase), class I; AdoMet-MTases are enzymes that use S-adenosyl-L-methionine (SAM or AdoMet) as a substrate for methyltransfer, creating the product S-adenosyl-L-homocysteine (AdoHcy); cd02440;~UniProt-pubmed:11572948; UniProt-pubmed:20624727; UniProt-pubmed:21463507; UniProt-pubmed:18375553; UniProt-pubmed:20581206; UniProt-pubmed:12000953; UniProt-pubmed:20064060; UniProt-pubmed:21551298;~identified by MetaGeneAnnotator; putative) codes for MGAFVPVTEEPTVVSDPSAVSGRETTARPSRASLRTAVVWDVLKDALDRRVKATGKDSLDVLDTGGGSGNFAVPAARLGHRVTVVDPSPNALFALGRRAAEAGVADRVRGVQGDIRGLFDVVDREGFDIVLCHGVLEYVDDPAEGVRNAAAALRPGGSLSLLAAGLGGAVLARALAGHFTEARHALGDPAGRWGEGDPVPRRFTAEQLSGLAAGAGLDVGSVHGVRVFADLVPGVLVDTEPGAAEALMRLEAAAAELPSFHAVASQLHVLGEKQA; via the coding sequence GTGGGGGCGTTCGTACCCGTCACCGAGGAGCCAACAGTCGTGTCGGACCCTTCCGCTGTCTCCGGCCGAGAGACGACCGCGCGCCCGTCGCGCGCCTCCCTGCGCACCGCCGTCGTCTGGGACGTCCTGAAGGACGCTCTCGACCGCCGGGTCAAGGCCACCGGGAAGGACAGCCTCGATGTCCTCGACACGGGCGGCGGCTCGGGCAACTTCGCGGTTCCGGCGGCCCGCCTCGGCCACCGGGTGACCGTCGTCGACCCCAGCCCGAACGCGCTCTTCGCGCTGGGCCGGCGCGCCGCCGAGGCCGGCGTCGCCGACCGGGTGCGGGGAGTCCAGGGGGACATCCGAGGCCTGTTCGACGTCGTCGACCGGGAGGGCTTCGACATCGTCCTGTGCCATGGCGTCCTGGAGTACGTGGACGACCCGGCCGAGGGCGTCCGGAACGCCGCCGCCGCGCTGCGGCCCGGGGGCAGCCTCAGCCTGCTCGCCGCCGGGCTCGGCGGCGCCGTGCTGGCCCGCGCCCTCGCCGGTCACTTCACCGAGGCCCGGCACGCGCTCGGCGACCCGGCCGGCCGCTGGGGCGAGGGCGACCCGGTGCCCCGGCGGTTCACCGCCGAGCAGCTCTCCGGCCTCGCCGCCGGCGCCGGACTCGACGTGGGCTCCGTGCACGGCGTCCGGGTCTTCGCCGACCTGGTGCCGGGCGTCCTCGTCGACACCGAGCCCGGCGCCGCCGAGGCCCTGATGCGCCTGGAGGCCGCGGCGGCCGAGCTGCCGTCCTTCCACGCGGTCGCCTCGCAGCTGCACGTCCTCGGCGAGAAGCAGGCCTGA
- a CDS encoding hypothetical protein (identified by MetaGeneAnnotator; putative;~predicted protein [Streptomyces sp. C]) produces MAGQFAAAASRRRTGSRPAPARTGPASDIHPVPRRTSAPPAALDLLAKARAGLDEAAALDVPNERYATAHLAALRTAAAVLAARGRPERDARRRARIRSAWSVLPEIAPELTEWSALFASGADRRARAEAGIPGAATRRDADDLLRDAALFLRIVERLLVLRPLLPRQTALGEGDGG; encoded by the coding sequence ATGGCCGGCCAGTTCGCCGCCGCCGCGTCCCGGCGCCGTACCGGAAGTCGCCCTGCCCCCGCCCGTACCGGACCCGCGTCCGACATCCACCCCGTGCCGCGCCGCACCTCGGCGCCGCCCGCCGCCCTGGACCTGCTCGCCAAGGCCCGGGCCGGACTGGACGAGGCCGCCGCGCTCGACGTACCCAACGAGCGGTACGCCACCGCCCACCTCGCCGCCCTGCGCACCGCCGCCGCCGTGCTCGCCGCGCGCGGCCGGCCCGAGCGGGACGCGCGCCGGCGGGCCCGGATCCGCAGCGCGTGGTCGGTGCTGCCCGAGATAGCACCCGAACTGACCGAATGGAGCGCCCTGTTCGCCTCCGGCGCCGACCGCCGGGCCCGTGCCGAGGCCGGGATCCCCGGGGCGGCCACCCGGCGGGACGCCGACGACCTCCTCCGGGACGCCGCCCTCTTTCTCCGGATCGTCGAACGGCTGCTCGTCCTCCGGCCGCTCCTGCCCCGCCAGACGGCGCTGGGGGAGGGGGACGGGGGATGA
- a CDS encoding ABC transporter ATP-binding protein (ABC transporter ATP-binding protein [Streptomyces cattleya NRRL 8057 = DSM46488];~ABC transporter signature motif;~ATP binding site [chemical binding];~ATP-binding cassette transporter nucleotide-binding domain; cl17201;~D-loop;~Walker A/P-loop;~Walker B;~cobalt transport protein ATP-binding subunit; TIGR01166;~identified by MetaGeneAnnotator; putative) has product MTTNPDKPDGAAAVVADGYGLKGPRGWVFRGITFEAAPGSLVAIEGPSGSGRTCLLLALSGRMKPTEGHAEVAGLRLPRKMAAVRRISALGPVPGVSDLDPALTVAEHLRERALLQRRFDGSLKMLLRSPAERRAAARARIDTALAAAGLDLGTLEKGERTSVRDLERLEALRLSVALALIGRPRLLAVDDTDLKLSDADRAEAWELLRSVAASGITVLAVCSEAPKDALRISPTATATATPAPAAPVSRAKHARPEPAAGPAAATSGTAKAAKDIKAVPVTPVTPVTPVTKLTKTTKVAEAPRPPSRPRPPPPRATPPPRPPPRRPRRGTPMRSPRLAALELKRFGRGKLPRAALVAILLLPLLYGALYLWSFWDPYSRLDKLPVALVNEDKGATAAGQKITAGADITENLRDSGIFEWHEVSDEEARKGVEDGTYYLSLTMPADFSERIASSSGDSPETGALQVRTNDANNYIVGSISRSVFAEVRSAASTKSSRTFLDKIFISFSDLHDATAEAAKGAGDLKEGVDKAKAGSKNLADGLKNAKKGSGDLAVGITKLDKGAMDLKTGSRQVANGTQKLADKVNTEAGKVRPYLADTKAIRDSAKLVSDSTIAARNNLADLVRRAPTTRAAAHRADTDLSALYRKQCLTTPPAATTATGTDEDPVKAAPVLDAKGCELLRKATVSSGDVVMIADDLNELTKDRTGDLKALDAQLAKMKKDADELARRAPQLTQDVDGAVKKINELNTGAHKVAAGADRLAAGLTGARSGATSLDTGVGKLNKGAGDLDGGLFKLADGSGELAAGLGDGVKKIPDYDKQQRDQRTEVMADPVKLASQSLHKAPNYGTGFAPYFIPLSLWVGAMVAYMLIQPLNRRALAAGASAWRIALAGWLPVATLGVFQVALLMGVLHWGLGLEMARSAGTVGFLSLVTCCFAALIQWMNARFGAAGRILVLAVLMLQLTSAGGTYPVQTSPGFFNALHPYLPMTYVVEALRRLISGGGLGPVWQACAVLTAFTVGALALTAVSARKKQVWTLDRLHPELSL; this is encoded by the coding sequence GTGACAACGAACCCGGACAAGCCGGACGGTGCCGCCGCCGTCGTCGCGGACGGATACGGGCTGAAGGGCCCGCGCGGCTGGGTGTTCCGCGGCATCACCTTCGAGGCGGCGCCCGGCAGTCTCGTCGCGATCGAGGGCCCGTCCGGCTCCGGCCGCACCTGCCTGCTCCTCGCGCTCTCCGGCCGGATGAAGCCCACGGAGGGCCACGCCGAGGTCGCCGGGCTGCGACTGCCGCGCAAGATGGCGGCCGTCCGCCGGATCAGCGCGCTCGGCCCGGTGCCGGGCGTCAGCGACCTGGACCCGGCCCTCACCGTCGCCGAGCACCTGCGCGAACGGGCCCTGCTCCAGCGCCGGTTCGACGGCTCCCTGAAGATGCTGCTGCGTTCGCCCGCCGAGCGCCGCGCCGCCGCCCGGGCCCGGATCGACACCGCCCTGGCCGCCGCCGGGCTCGACCTGGGCACGCTGGAGAAGGGCGAACGCACGTCCGTGCGGGATCTGGAACGCCTGGAGGCGCTGCGGCTGTCCGTCGCCCTCGCCCTCATCGGCCGGCCCCGGCTGCTCGCGGTCGACGACACCGATCTCAAGCTCTCGGACGCCGACCGCGCCGAGGCCTGGGAACTGCTGCGGTCCGTGGCCGCGTCCGGCATCACCGTGCTCGCCGTGTGCAGCGAGGCCCCGAAGGACGCCCTGCGGATCTCCCCCACCGCCACGGCCACCGCCACCCCGGCCCCCGCCGCCCCCGTCTCGCGCGCCAAGCACGCCCGGCCCGAGCCGGCGGCCGGACCCGCCGCCGCCACCTCCGGAACGGCCAAGGCCGCCAAGGACATCAAGGCCGTCCCGGTCACTCCGGTCACTCCGGTCACTCCGGTCACCAAGCTCACCAAGACCACCAAGGTCGCCGAGGCCCCGCGCCCGCCGAGCCGGCCACGCCCCCCACCGCCGAGGGCGACGCCGCCGCCGAGACCACCACCACGACGACCGAGAAGAGGGACGCCGATGCGCTCGCCGAGGCTTGCCGCGCTTGAGCTGAAGCGGTTCGGCAGGGGAAAGCTTCCGCGGGCCGCGCTCGTCGCGATCCTGCTGCTGCCGCTGCTGTACGGCGCGCTGTACCTGTGGTCGTTCTGGGACCCGTACAGCAGGCTCGACAAACTCCCCGTCGCCCTCGTCAACGAGGACAAGGGCGCCACCGCCGCCGGCCAGAAGATCACCGCGGGCGCCGACATCACCGAGAACCTGCGCGACAGCGGCATCTTCGAGTGGCACGAGGTGAGCGACGAGGAGGCCCGCAAGGGCGTCGAGGACGGTACGTACTACCTGTCCCTCACCATGCCCGCCGACTTCAGCGAGCGGATCGCCTCCAGCTCCGGCGACTCCCCCGAGACCGGCGCGCTGCAGGTGCGGACGAACGACGCCAACAACTACATCGTCGGTTCGATCTCCCGCTCGGTCTTCGCCGAGGTGCGCAGCGCCGCCTCCACCAAGTCCTCGCGGACCTTCCTCGACAAGATCTTCATCTCCTTCTCAGACCTGCACGACGCCACCGCCGAGGCGGCCAAGGGCGCCGGTGACCTCAAGGAGGGCGTCGACAAGGCGAAGGCCGGGTCCAAGAACCTGGCCGACGGCCTGAAGAACGCCAAGAAGGGCAGCGGCGACCTGGCCGTCGGCATCACCAAGCTCGACAAGGGCGCCATGGACCTCAAGACCGGCTCCCGCCAGGTCGCGAACGGCACCCAGAAGCTCGCCGACAAGGTCAACACCGAGGCCGGCAAGGTCCGTCCGTACCTCGCCGACACCAAGGCGATCCGCGACTCGGCCAAGCTGGTCTCCGACTCGACGATCGCCGCCCGCAACAACCTGGCCGACCTGGTGCGTCGCGCCCCGACCACCCGCGCCGCCGCCCACCGGGCCGACACCGACCTGTCCGCGCTCTACCGCAAGCAGTGCCTCACCACGCCGCCCGCCGCCACCACGGCCACCGGCACGGACGAGGACCCGGTCAAGGCCGCCCCCGTCCTCGACGCCAAGGGGTGCGAGCTGCTCCGGAAGGCCACCGTCAGCTCCGGCGACGTCGTGATGATCGCCGACGACCTGAACGAGCTGACCAAGGACCGCACCGGCGACCTGAAGGCCCTCGACGCGCAGCTCGCCAAGATGAAGAAGGACGCCGACGAACTGGCCCGGCGCGCCCCGCAGCTGACCCAGGACGTCGACGGCGCCGTCAAGAAGATCAACGAGCTGAACACGGGCGCCCACAAGGTCGCCGCCGGCGCGGACCGGCTGGCCGCCGGCCTCACCGGCGCGCGCTCCGGCGCGACCAGCCTCGACACCGGCGTCGGCAAGCTCAACAAGGGCGCCGGCGACCTCGACGGCGGACTCTTCAAGCTGGCGGACGGCTCCGGCGAACTGGCCGCGGGTCTCGGCGACGGCGTGAAGAAGATCCCCGACTACGACAAGCAGCAGCGCGACCAGCGCACCGAGGTCATGGCCGACCCGGTCAAGCTCGCCTCCCAGTCGCTGCACAAGGCGCCCAACTACGGCACCGGCTTCGCCCCGTACTTCATCCCGCTCTCCCTCTGGGTCGGCGCGATGGTGGCGTACATGCTCATCCAGCCGCTCAACCGGCGCGCCCTCGCCGCGGGCGCCTCCGCCTGGCGGATCGCCCTCGCGGGCTGGCTGCCGGTGGCCACGCTCGGGGTGTTCCAGGTGGCCCTGCTGATGGGCGTCCTGCACTGGGGACTCGGCCTGGAGATGGCCAGGTCCGCCGGCACCGTCGGCTTCCTCTCCCTGGTGACCTGCTGCTTCGCCGCCCTCATCCAGTGGATGAACGCCCGCTTCGGCGCGGCGGGACGCATCCTGGTGCTCGCGGTGCTGATGCTCCAGCTCACCTCGGCGGGCGGCACCTACCCGGTGCAGACCAGCCCCGGCTTCTTCAACGCCCTCCACCCCTATCTGCCGATGACGTACGTCGTCGAGGCGCTGCGCCGGCTCATCAGCGGCGGCGGTCTCGGACCGGTCTGGCAGGCGTGCGCGGTGCTGACCGCGTTCACGGTGGGCGCGCTCGCGCTGACCGCCGTCTCGGCCCGCAAGAAGCAGGTCTGGACGCTGGACCGGCTGCACCCGGAGCTGTCGCTGTGA
- a CDS encoding methyltransferase domain protein (identified by MetaGeneAnnotator; putative;~sequence version:1), translated as MHPSAGPVDSAGSVDSADPRSFDRFARDYDRFVTLLPGRNTSWLLGLDPGGGRALDAGCGSGHAALALADRYEEVVGVDLSRPLIALAEATRAHPRVRYLAQDLFGLADADGFDLVYSHTTLHHLDDCRAGLEHLKRLARPGGTIALVDNVCDRYPTPPRRAYTWPALWNFPASCAASVRATPGSSSASGAAAPGWTIC; from the coding sequence ATGCATCCGTCAGCCGGCCCCGTGGATTCCGCAGGTTCCGTCGATTCCGCCGATCCCCGCTCCTTCGACCGCTTCGCCCGCGACTACGACCGCTTCGTGACCCTGCTCCCCGGCCGCAACACCTCCTGGCTGCTCGGCCTCGACCCGGGAGGCGGCCGCGCCCTGGACGCCGGCTGCGGATCCGGACACGCGGCACTCGCCCTGGCGGACCGCTACGAGGAGGTCGTCGGCGTGGATCTGAGCCGCCCTCTGATCGCCCTCGCCGAAGCGACCCGGGCCCACCCCCGGGTGCGCTACCTTGCCCAGGACCTCTTCGGCCTGGCGGACGCCGACGGCTTCGACCTTGTCTACAGCCACACGACGCTCCATCACCTGGACGACTGCCGCGCGGGCCTGGAACACCTCAAGCGTCTCGCCCGCCCCGGCGGCACCATCGCCCTCGTCGACAACGTCTGCGATCGCTACCCGACCCCGCCCCGCCGCGCGTACACCTGGCCCGCCCTCTGGAACTTCCCCGCGAGCTGTGCCGCCTCGGTCCGCGCGACGCCTGGTTCCAGCTCCGCTTCTGGCGCAGCCGCCCCTGGCTGGACCATCTGCTGA
- a CDS encoding hypothetical protein (Domain of unknown function (DUF4126); pfam13548;~Putative membrane protein [Streptomyces fulvissimus DSM40593];~UniProt-pubmed:11572948; UniProt-pubmed:20624727; UniProt-pubmed:21478352; UniProt-pubmed:20601481; UniProt-pubmed:16352867; UniProt-pubmed:18375553; UniProt-pubmed:21059706; UniProt-pubmed:15466710; UniProt-pubmed:12700255; UniProt-pubmed:21463507;~identified by MetaGeneAnnotator; putative) gives MSVLPLVFTSGWASGINAYAVVLLLGLLGATGLADDVPGALQRPDVLIVAGVLFLCEVVADKIPYVDSVWDSVHTVIRPVSGAVVAALLAGQSGSLPEVAAGAVGGGTALLSHLVKAGTRMAINSSPEPFSNIVVSVLEDLGVAGLVTFAIFHPVAASLIAGTFLVLGLVVLAFLAHRIRRFWRRRAQRREEKRLARAAAAAPGAPPPPPPTPYLD, from the coding sequence GTGTCCGTACTTCCTCTGGTCTTCACAAGCGGCTGGGCGAGCGGGATCAACGCGTACGCGGTGGTCCTGCTCCTCGGCCTCCTCGGCGCCACCGGCCTCGCCGACGACGTGCCCGGCGCGCTGCAACGGCCCGATGTCCTGATCGTCGCCGGGGTGCTGTTCCTGTGCGAGGTCGTCGCGGACAAGATCCCGTACGTCGACTCCGTCTGGGACTCCGTCCACACCGTGATCCGGCCGGTCAGCGGCGCGGTCGTGGCCGCGCTGCTCGCCGGGCAGTCCGGTTCGCTGCCGGAGGTCGCGGCGGGCGCGGTCGGCGGCGGTACGGCGCTGCTCAGCCATCTCGTCAAGGCCGGCACCCGGATGGCGATCAACAGTTCGCCGGAGCCGTTCTCCAACATCGTGGTGTCCGTCCTGGAGGACCTGGGGGTGGCGGGTCTCGTCACCTTCGCGATCTTCCATCCGGTGGCGGCGTCCCTGATCGCGGGCACGTTCCTGGTCCTCGGCCTGGTGGTGCTCGCCTTCCTCGCCCACCGCATCCGCCGCTTCTGGCGGCGCCGGGCCCAGCGCCGCGAGGAGAAACGGCTCGCCAGGGCCGCCGCCGCGGCGCCCGGCGCCCCACCGCCGCCTCCCCCGACCCCGTACCTGGACTGA
- a CDS encoding phytoene desaturase, neurosporene or lycopene producing protein (Phytoene dehydrogenase and related proteins [Secondarymetabolites biosynthesis,transport, and catabolism];~Phytoene desaturase, neurosporene or lycopene producing [Streptomyces venezuelae ATCC10712];~identified by MetaGeneAnnotator; putative): MARIVVIGAGLGAMAAAARLAVAGHRVTVYESGATYGGGVRRLTRDGFGFDTGPGLLHLPAVYRDLFVKTGKQPLEECVTLTQVDPASRHVFADGTRADLPNASRAGTAAALDAALGAGAGARWGDFLVRAREAWDRTRRPLLEEPQAADVTPLNRDPYPALKAGLLRRPTTTLAQVADRELRDPRLVALLGSYAWGYGFDPADAPASAAVLPYLEQTFGTWYVDGGIRALADAVYERCVQRRVEFVFDAEVTDVVEEAGRATGVRLADGRTVPADHVVAGAPVPALYREGIVGPGLPASRPETWPRHQPVRTGRVTLCLALRGARESGAVHRTVVHAAAALPTVTVLRPGDPALRPDDAHESVTVTATTEILPSWTAFAERMLTQAEAAVPDLRDRLLWQEVRTPDDTLLETGAAEVPGPALAGDKGRWLPAANVSPLPGLYFAGGWSHPGGGLAHAGMSGALVAGLIVEGADFRGSQ; this comes from the coding sequence ATGGCACGGATTGTGGTGATCGGCGCGGGTCTCGGCGCCATGGCGGCAGCCGCCCGGCTGGCGGTGGCGGGCCACCGCGTGACGGTGTACGAGAGCGGTGCGACGTACGGCGGCGGGGTGCGCCGCCTCACGCGCGACGGGTTCGGTTTCGACACCGGCCCCGGGCTGCTGCATCTGCCCGCCGTCTACCGCGACCTGTTCGTCAAGACCGGCAAGCAGCCCCTGGAGGAGTGCGTCACGCTCACCCAGGTCGACCCGGCGAGCCGGCACGTCTTCGCCGACGGCACCCGCGCCGACCTGCCGAACGCCTCGCGCGCCGGTACGGCCGCCGCCCTGGACGCGGCGCTCGGCGCGGGCGCCGGCGCGCGCTGGGGCGACTTCCTGGTCCGGGCCCGCGAGGCCTGGGACCGCACCCGGCGCCCGCTCCTGGAGGAGCCGCAGGCCGCCGACGTCACCCCGTTGAACCGCGACCCCTATCCGGCGCTCAAGGCCGGTCTGCTGCGCCGCCCCACGACCACGCTCGCCCAGGTCGCCGACCGCGAGCTGCGCGATCCTCGGCTGGTCGCGCTGCTCGGCTCGTACGCCTGGGGGTACGGCTTCGACCCGGCCGACGCGCCCGCCTCGGCGGCCGTCCTGCCGTATCTGGAGCAGACCTTCGGCACCTGGTACGTGGACGGCGGCATCCGGGCGCTCGCGGACGCGGTGTACGAGCGGTGCGTGCAGCGGCGGGTGGAGTTCGTCTTCGACGCCGAGGTGACGGACGTCGTGGAGGAGGCCGGCCGGGCGACCGGGGTGCGCCTCGCGGACGGCCGGACCGTACCCGCGGACCACGTGGTCGCGGGCGCGCCCGTACCGGCGCTGTACCGGGAGGGGATCGTCGGCCCCGGACTCCCGGCGAGCCGGCCCGAGACCTGGCCGCGGCACCAGCCGGTGCGCACGGGCCGGGTGACGCTGTGTCTGGCGCTGCGCGGCGCCCGCGAGTCCGGGGCCGTCCACCGCACGGTGGTGCACGCCGCCGCGGCCCTGCCGACGGTGACGGTGCTGCGGCCCGGCGACCCGGCGCTGCGGCCGGACGACGCGCACGAGTCGGTGACGGTCACCGCGACGACGGAGATCCTGCCGTCCTGGACGGCGTTCGCCGAGCGGATGCTGACGCAGGCGGAGGCGGCTGTGCCGGACCTGCGCGACCGGCTGCTGTGGCAGGAGGTCCGCACCCCCGACGACACGCTGCTCGAAACGGGCGCGGCCGAGGTGCCCGGGCCCGCGCTCGCCGGGGACAAGGGCCGCTGGCTGCCCGCCGCGAACGTGTCGCCGCTGCCGGGGCTGTACTTCGCGGGCGGCTGGTCCCACCCGGGCGGCGGGCTCGCCCACGCCGGGATGTCGGGCGCCCTGGTCGCCGGTCTGATCGTGGAGGGCGCGGACTTCCGCGGCTCGCAGTGA
- a CDS encoding tetR-family transcriptional regulator (Helix-turn-helix domains; cl00088;~TetR-family transcriptional regulator [Streptomyces albus J1074];~Transcriptional regulator [Transcription]; COG1309;~identified by MetaGeneAnnotator; putative): protein MDSSSTRRQATRSKLYEAAVTLIAEQGFSATTVDEIAERAGVAKGTVYYNFKSKTELFEELLRHGVSLLAASLRTAAEETAGRGGTRVEALDAMIRAGLVFIERYPAFTQLYVAELWRTGRAWNSTLLVVRQEAVAVVEDVLREGVAADELNEEIDVPLTASALVGMVLVAALDWQAFQSGRSLDDVHAALSRLLHGRVGGR, encoded by the coding sequence ATGGACAGCAGCAGCACCCGTCGCCAGGCCACCCGGTCGAAGCTCTACGAAGCCGCCGTCACGCTCATAGCGGAGCAGGGCTTCTCGGCGACCACGGTCGACGAGATCGCCGAACGGGCGGGCGTCGCCAAGGGCACCGTCTACTACAACTTCAAGAGCAAGACCGAACTCTTCGAGGAGCTGCTGCGGCACGGCGTCTCCCTCCTCGCCGCCTCCCTGCGGACGGCGGCCGAGGAGACCGCCGGACGCGGCGGCACCCGGGTCGAGGCGCTGGACGCGATGATCCGGGCCGGCCTGGTCTTCATCGAGCGGTATCCGGCCTTCACCCAGCTGTACGTGGCGGAGCTCTGGCGCACCGGACGCGCCTGGAACTCGACGCTCCTGGTGGTACGTCAGGAGGCCGTCGCGGTCGTCGAGGACGTGCTGCGCGAGGGCGTGGCGGCCGACGAGCTGAACGAGGAGATCGACGTGCCGCTCACCGCGTCCGCCCTGGTGGGCATGGTGCTGGTGGCCGCGCTCGACTGGCAGGCGTTCCAGAGCGGGCGGTCCCTGGACGATGTCCACGCGGCGCTGTCGCGGCTGCTGCACGGGCGGGTCGGCGGCCGCTGA